A genomic window from Salvia hispanica cultivar TCC Black 2014 chromosome 5, UniMelb_Shisp_WGS_1.0, whole genome shotgun sequence includes:
- the LOC125189523 gene encoding uncharacterized protein LOC125189523: MLRAVVLDCDGSWESVLPLIEFAYNNSYQATIDMASYEALYGRKCRSPLYWDEVGEGRVLGPDADEEMVRIVRQIRERIKEAQDIQKSYADVRRTDLHFQTGDKVFLKVSPSKGIARFGVKGKLKPQFIRPYEIPVAYRLALPPSLGNVHNVFHVSQLRKYVFDSKHVIHCEEVALNSDLSYEERPQMILDRKVQNLRNKSIASVKVLWRNHGHEEATWELEDKMMELYPELFP, from the coding sequence atgTTGAGAGCCGTGGTGCTCGACTGCGACGGAAGTTGGGAATCCGTACTACCACTGATTGAATTCGCTTACAACAACAGTTACCAAGCAACGATAGACATGGCGTCGTATGAAGCCCTATACGGGAGAAAGTGTAGATCTCCGCTCTATTGGGACGAAGTTGGCGAGGGAAGAGTACTTGGACCTGATGCAGATGAAGAGATGGTTAGAATTGTTCGACAAATTCGTGAGAGGATCAAGGAAGCGCAAGACATACAAAAGTCGTACGCTGATGTCCGGCGAACCGACCTGCATTTTCAAACCGGTGATAAGGTTTTTCTCAAAGTGtccccgtcgaaagggataGCGCGCTTTGGTGTTAAAGGAAAGTTGAAACCGCAATTTATCAGGCCTTATGAAATACCCGTTGCATACCGACTAGCGCTACCGCCAAGTCTCGGAAATGTGCATAACGTCTTTCACGTATCGCAGTTGCGGAAATATGTGTTCGATTCAAAGCACGTGATTCACTGCGAAGAAGTCGCGCTAAATTCCGACTTGAGCTACGAAGAGAGACCCCAAATGATCTTGGACCGGAAGGTTcagaatttgagaaataaatctATTGCTAGCGTAAAAGTGTTGTGGAGAAACCACGGGCACGaggaagccacgtgggagctTGAGGACAAGATGATGGAGCTGTACCCGGAACTCTTTCCATGA